From the genome of Trichosurus vulpecula isolate mTriVul1 chromosome 6, mTriVul1.pri, whole genome shotgun sequence:
TAGAGGcattctgagtttactcagagaacagagactgttgggatcaggcttttcttctggttaatcagttcagactctgagtcttattgaaattacaaaaatgatataaaatggtataaaatgttccacactgGAAACgactgtaatgtaaaaacaaaagacatctgCATGTCTTCCAGAGCTTCCCTGGACCAATGAGACAGCTCCCTGTCTCAGGAGTGTTTGGTTTGGTCCGAAGAAGATGAGAACTTTCACCTAGGATTCAGGACAGAGACTTCAAAGGGGTGAGAAACAACCAAACTCCCATGGGGTCACCAGTGTCATTGTCCCTAGCAGATAGACAAGGCTGCAGCTGCCCCCTTGGAGGCAGGAATTTATGGGCAGCAGATTACCCTCTCTCATGGCAGATGGAcagctccttccctttttcctgccccctccctctttccatctGTAAAGGCAGGACTGAAAAAAACACCCTAGGTCCTATTTTGCCACCAGCCCCTGCTGATGGCATTGTCTAAGCCTGATTCTCTTTGTATGAGTCAGTTTGTGCCTGGTGGGATGGTCTTTCCCACATTATCTACACTAGGACCCTTTGGTTCTCTAGAGATGTCCCTGGGGACTGAGGAGTCACAATTTAGCCTTGCAGGTGATCCTAGAAATTCTCCCCAGCAGAACCCTAAAACTCAAACATGGGGCTCACTTAGGTGTTCCCTAGGAAGAGTGAGCCCCTAAGGGAACATAGTGCCCCTCAAGTTATAAATGCAGGTCCTCAAGGGTAAATTTTACTCCTGGTTCTTCCTGGGGAAGAGAGCCCAGACTCTTAGATTCCGCAGTGACCCCTAGTATTACACAGCAGTGGCATTCTTAaaagatttaataataataaccagtatTTATAAAGCCCTGTGAGGTTGGCAAAGCACCTTATATATATGGTTTCTCACTGGATCgtcacaaccatcctgggaggtaaattagtccattttattgatgaagacactgaggcacagaaagattaagtgaatttgccacctagctgcctccaattaAAATGGGCTTGATGGCTCCTCTATTGGTGTAGGGAGGACTCAGGGTCTCTTCGTCtgcattttttgaggggggaaagggggtgcagtggataacatatgggacttgaagccaagaagatcaGGGTTCCAATCCTGTCTTAGACACGTTCTAGCTATGTGTCCCTAGACACAtcactctctgtgtctcagttgtttcatttgttaAAGTGGGGAGTAAGAAGAGACctttctcccaaggttgttgggaggatccaaGGAGATGTGTGTCAAGTACTGTGTTAACTTTACGCTGCCTCATACGTGCTGGCTATTTTGACCAAGTTCTTGTCACATATAGGTTTAAAAAATGCCTTTTAGGGCCAACCTTAGCCACTGTTTTCATGATAAATGCCTTGGGATGGTTGATCGCcacacttcccatttttctctggCACCCAGAGGTGGGAGGTAAcacaggagaagagagaaggccaGTCAAGTTAGAGTGAATGGCAAGTACATCAAGAAAAACGCAAGCATCtgaactcagagtcagaaagacccaggctCAGATCCTAGTTGTgtctccctgggcaagtcacttaaccaaagAGAGACTCAAAGATTTCGACAGATGATGAGGCATTTATGAAGTGTGTGTCTGGTACTGTTTGAGAGAGGGCTTGCAAGTGGTTGCTGAGACACTTCCCACGTGGTAGAAATCCCAAGTCCTTGACCTGCTGACACATCGATATAAACCTAATTGGATTGGCTCTATGATCTAGGAATGTGCTGAGTTGGTATGGCTGGCTGGAGATGGCCAGCAGGCACCGTTCAGCTGGTGTTTGTTGTGGGTAGTAACTGATGCACCAAGGGTGGCACCTTTGCCTCTGGGACCTCGGTATCAATGCCTGTGGTTTTAAAATCCAAGTTCAACCATCAAGTTTCTGCTTTGTGCAGGCACTATAATAGGCTGAAGACATGTAttagacaatccctgccctcaaagagcttatgttcaaCTCTTTGGGATGTAACGTTCACAGTCAGTCAGTCTACAAGCATTTTCTGATGACAAGTTCAGAGCtgtatagaaactttgaagttcaaacacctGGAGCACTAGTGAGAGGTTATGGACTATAGTCACAAGGGAAGAGAGGGTGTGGATGGGTTGCAGTCTATATCACTGGAGACACTGCAATGTCAAAGAATGTTGGGTTGATTAATTGGAGCAACATTACAGGTTTGGTATCAGTaggtcaataagtatttattaagctcctactgtgtgccagacacaagcactggagatacaaagaaaagtgaaaggcaaggcctgccttcaaggagcccacaatctaGTGAGGAAGACAGCAGGCAAACACAACCTGTTACAGGCCAGAAAAATAGGAAGTAGCCCACAGAGGGAGGCCACCAGTATGAAGAGGAGTTGGAggaggcttcctgcagaaggtaggattttagttaggacatgaaagaagccaggaggtggagacaaggagggagggcattgtaggcatggaggacagtatAGGTACCATTGCATTCCAGTGTATAATTGGGGCATCACATGAAGGATGCTCAGTTCCCAGAGGATGAGAAGCACGGAACTTGGGTAATGAATGTTCAGACTTCACCTGGAGAAAGCCTCCTTCTCCCTCGCAGGATGTCAAGGGCATgaacatcttttccattttcaatccatccatccatctacaagcatttagtaggcacttgataTGTGCCTATCACTGTGCAGGGCACTGGAGAAATGAGCctgaagaaagaaacaatcccgACTCTCAGTGGGCTCAGATTCCAATgggacaggcagcaaaaacatataaaaatattcacagaATAACACAAATGTAAAGAGAAAAGGCCAATGCAAATAAACACAAGAGAATTGAATGTGAGGCAGGTTAGGAGGTGGACGGCACCAGCAGTGGGAGCATCAGTGGAAGGCGATGCTTGAGCTGAAGCTTAAAGGAATAAAGGGATTCCATGAGGGGAAGGGAGCATCCGAGGCCCGTGGGGTGGCCCatgccaaggcccagagaggggagatgaggaaaagagagatggCCACATGGCTCGATCCCAGAGGCAGGAGGGAGAGCCTGGAAAGGTGCTTTGGGGCCAGCcaaacaggagtttatattttatttactggGGCAATAGAGACCCACTGGCATCAGTTGCATAGTGCAGCAGTACCCAGGTTGGCCTGGGGTGAGGAGAGACCTGAAGGGGAACGCCAGGGCGGGGGCAGCTGGAGCAGTCACCTAGGAGATGGGGATGACGACCTGGGCAGAGGGCAGAGACAGTGTCAGACTGAAGAGATGTGGTGCAGGTAGCAATGGCGAGAGATCCTATGGATGCTTGTCATCTTGAGCTTCTACACAGACCTTGGCATGAGGCTATGATTGAGCACAACTCTATTTGTCCCTTGGGACACCAGGCTTTCTGCTGCAGCAGGCCTGTCCTTCCTGGCTCCCAATTCCACCCCAGGAATCTTCTTGGCTTTGGGGTAAAAATTCCTGCCGATTCTGTCTATAAGGCACCCTTTAGGCCAGTCAGGATTTATCCAATGATCTCAAGGCATAGTAAGAACTAACTAGGTGGCTTACAGTCAAAAGCACTGGAAAAGAAGTGACAAATAGCATGTCTGTGGTTCTTGTTcgattatttcagtcatgtcttgactctttgtgaccccatttgggttttcttggcaaagatcctagagtggtttgccatttccttctccagctcatttgatagataagcaaactgaggcagacagggtaaagtgacttgtccagggtcacacagttagtgatatctgaggccagatttgaacttaggtcttcctgactctaggcctggtgctctgtctgctgtaccacctagctgccctgacaatAGCATAGAATCCGTCAAATGCAATCACGAGCCCAAAGCTCCTCCTCTCTCATTTCTGATTTCCCAACTCAAATAACTTGGCTCTGAGTCCCAAGTCTTTACTCCAGGGGCTACCCTGAGCCTTCCCCATCTGTGTCTCTGGAGACTGGCCCATCAGATGGTCACAAAAGGGGGTGAATTTTGATGTCTGCTGGCCATTTCTCTTGCCACTGGATGTGATGCAAGACCCCTAGGGTCTTGCAGCCACAATATGTCACTAAAAGACCCTGGGCAGCCACATATAGTCTCCAGGAAAGTAGTAACTGTTACAACATCCTGGCAGGCTGGAACAAGGCTTGATGGGGAGGCGTCCCTCTgccattctttctccctctcctgcctTTCTCTGTTCCAACCTGGGAGCTCCTCACTCCCATGTCTCCTTCTGAGAGCTCATGCCTGCCTGGGTGACCAGTGCTAAGGCTTGTGGGCACCGGAGCTGGGTCAGAAGGACACATTGAAGGCAGCGCCTGGAAAATAACTGTGTCTGTTCAGGCCCCTCTTTACTCCTCACACCATACCCAGGAAATCCCACAGATTTGTAGACAACCAGGACGGACAAATGGCCCAGGTTCTAGTGTGGTTGTGATGATTGTCATCGTGAATCTactgaggtgggagatggggagcgatgatggtgatgatgatgacgaccaTGACCATGGACATGACCATGAGGATGATGACCCTGGCAACAATGGACAGTCTGCCCGTGGTCCAGTTAGGAACTTGCCCCCTTGGTCCTGATGTAGTGGGCATGATGACATTGGGGAGAGAGCCAAGAGGCCTCCTCTCCTTAGCCACCCTTagccaaatcacaattcacaacAGATGCCGGCTTGCCGTCTCATGGAACAGGTCTCCAAAAGCTTTGGCCCCCAATGGATCTTGGCTTGAAGGAGTGATTCTCTGTTTCCTAATAGGGAAGGACCCCCTTGGATCAAACCTATCGTCCCCAAAGAGTCATGGGGACTTGGCTGAGAAGGTAGCTCTCTCTGTATTAATAGGGCAGGAAGGACCCCTCGGTTCAGAACTGAATGTTTCCTGGGACAAGGGACACCATTTCCACTGGTTTTTGGAGCCAGAAGCTCACGGGTgcgtagatttaaagctggaggggATCTTCAGGTCATTCAGGGCAAATGccttgttttactgatgaggaaagtgaggcctggAGAAGAATAGTGACTCATctaaggccacacagccagtaagtggctGAGCCAGGATGTGAAccaatgtcttctgactccaaagccctcGCTCTCAGAGTCACTCCCAGGGGAGCAGTAAGGCCTGGATCCTGGCCCCCTATCTGACTGGGGATGGCAAGTGGGGCTTCACGAGCCAGGCCTCCAGGGACGGCTTGCTCtgacctttcccccttttccctctggCTGGTCAGGAGACTGAGGTGTAGAGTTCATGCCAGCCTGGAAGACTGAGGATGGACTGGATGGCCATGCCCtttgtctctgcctgtctgtctgtctgtctgtctgggtccctcactgtctttctttctctgtctcttttctctttctctctccctctctcctctctctctgtctctctttctctctctgtctctctgtctctctttccctttctctctctctgtctctctctgtctttctctgtctctatgtctctgtctctgtctctctctgtgtctctctgtctctgtctctgtctctgtctctctctctccctcagtcctgcttctcctctcctctattcCTAGTGAACCCTGTTCAGTTCTTCTCCCCTCTCAGGCCGCCGCACAGCAGgtcccacagtgcctggcacatttttggttttgttgagtTATTTTAGTCGTGCCTGATGCTTTgtgacactggagtgctttgccattttctcctccagctcatttgacaaacagggaaactgaggcaaacagggttaagggactcgcctagggtcacacagctaggaagcatctgaggtcaaatatcagctcaagaagatgagtcttcctgactccaggcctggcacttgcTGCCTTGTGGCGCCCCCTAGAGGCCCACGTGGCACATAgagggtatttaataaatgtcgaTTGGTAATTTGTTGGCATCCTGTTTTCAAGATCATCAATGGCTTAGTCCCTCCTCTGGTTCGGGTGATGGGATCTAGGAAGCAAAGGAGTgagaacagaagaaacagaactaaaCCGATCATAAGCATTAAAGACTGCCAACCTCTTCAGAGTCAATTCCCTAGCTCATGCCCTTGGGCCTTCCAGAGCCCCGCGGTGGCTCCTGAGCTGAGGCGTCCGCCCCCTTTGCCCTGTTTCTAGGTCCTAGGCTCGGCTCCCTGGCTACATACAGCCGATGATCGCCACACTCTGGCAGCAGAAATGTTTAATGGCGAGGACTAGGAAGCACATTCCCGTGTCCCCGCAGGAATGAAGGGCTGTTTATAATGTGAATATCTGGGAAAGGACGGCTCATaggtcagggctggaagggacctgagaggtcaagTAGTCCCTTAcggatgaggaaacggaagctgAGGGAAGTAcatcacttgtccaaggtcacacaggtaataggtAGCAAAgcagggatttgaattcaggtcccatGATCCTACCTTCACCGTGCTGCCTCCAAAGCTTTGGCTGTTTTTGATGGAATCTGTGATTCtgctggtatagggaactcctacaGTGGAACCTCTCTCTACCAGCGCTGATTGGCACCCGATCCACAATTAGTCACAggatagagaggttaagtgatctgtgtGCACATGTGTTTGTGCGACGTTGCTGTGTGATAAGGTATTTTGTGTACAGTGCTTGCTTGGTGTGATGAGTGGCACACAGCAGGTTGTTGTTTGCTAAGTTGTCGTCGTGCATGTTGATATCAGAGAGGGATGAAATGAAGTGGGTTGAGGAAACCAGAGGTCTGTGACATTCTCATTCCTATGGTGTGAACTTAATTACTATGGAACTTGGCCTCTGGGGGAATCCAGTCTGAATGTTTGACTGATGCCATCCCCCCTCCTTATTGATTGGCCAGAAACCCCCAAGGGGAGCTCCTCTGTTTGGCCCTAATAAGGCAGGAGACAACCCCAAAAAGATCAGTTCAGTGCTACCTACCATGAGGAAAAACCATAAAAACTGCTCCAATCCAGCCACTGTGTGATGTGTGCCCTTGAATCTCAACCAATCTAAAGCTGACTGAGTCTTTAGAGGTAGTCGATGGAAttctaataaagctgcccccagccccaatattccaACTTCCTTACGGGCCTCACTGAACAACAGTAGGCATGTCCTGATTTGACCACACGATCTAGCTTTAACCACACCacaggcccccagactcaatacaGCCGCTgcccctagctagccactgcctcCAGATCCAATTCACATCTTTGAACAGGTACCTccttgtactcaaccacaatcatattatccatttagcccaagacaagACCACACCTAACTACCCATCTtaaccaatcagaaagcagcatgaCCAGGATGTTCAGCCACCGAACCACACCTAGAAGGGACCCCTCTCGTATTACCTTAATCCCTTAataaacccctcctgcctttttaatatgcATAATTTCTATTGCGTAATCAGTATATAGTAATACAATGTAATAATATTTCGATTAAACAATTAATACgataatataataatgtaatcAGTTGTGTGATCTGTTGTATAATACACTATAAATGTGCCTGTGTTGCCTTACTAAGTtcctggttcctcttggaactcagCCCACTTCAAGAGAGATGTCAATCTCAAAAAATGCCCAAATGTGGTTTGGAGGCGGTCCGATGGAATCTTTGAGATGACGCTGCCCCAACGCACCATGAAACCACAGCAACGGGCACAAGCTGCAGACTGGGGTGGCTATGAAGCAATTTTCTAAAAGTGAGAAGATCAGCCTCACCTCAAAGGCACATGGGCCTTTTACGCCTTTCTCGACTGCAAAGGCATACGTAGATCCTTCTGGATTTCTGGGTAATGCTTTGGGGATCTGCTCCTTACTCCAGAATTCAGAAACTTAAGAGAAATTAAAGAACTGagattaatttgaatttttaaagtttgtctttctttttttgataaatTTATGAGCCAAGACACCCACATGTGTTTCAATATACAAAGAGCAAAAAGAATTGTAGAGGTAATTGGGAACCTCAGTTACCCATGGATTGTTTCTTAAAGTGCAAATTACTTAAGGCAGTAGCAAAGTTGCTGTATTCCTTCTCAATTTCTCTTCGTCTTCCTCTGTAATTTTATAAGGtgatttattgatgcttttttctctcttaattttttttttttgctttcttttctattcctagAGCTCGTGGTCTGGACCTCTCCTCTGCTCCCATTATATCTTGTATTATACTTACCTGTCTACCTTTCTCACTCCCACCccccagaatgtaagctcctcgagaggACGGTctggtttttttaattgatggatCCTTACCGCAGAGCAGAGTGGGCagcccacagtaggtgcttaataaatgttcatgagATGAGCCGTAAGTGAAGACCCCGTGGGCAGGGGAtgcagaagaagaaggaggggagacCTCTCAGTAGAAAGCAGGGGGTTCCTTCTTCCGGGCCACCGCAGCCCTGCGAAGCTCTGACACCCGCAGGATCAAGAGCTCATCCCAAAGGGAGGGGATCGATAACCATCATTACCACGCAGGGGTCCGGATTGCTGCAGGGGATGCTAGGGTTAAAAGAATGACCACGTGCTTGCCCTCGGAAAGCCTCTGTTCTGGAGCTTAGGTCCAGCGATGAGCCGACCAGCTGTCCTGTCCTGCTGTCCCAGACCGGACTCAccatctccaccccccacccccgccccgtgTCCTGCTTCCTGTTGTGGGCATCTTGGTGGCCGTCCCCCATCATCGGGGCGCACCCTGCCCCCCCGCCAGGACCATCCCTGCATGCCTCTGGCATCCCCACTCCCCTGGTCCAGCCACCCTCCACCCCAGAGTGGACTGCCGCGGACGTAGGATTGACAATCGCTGACATTTCTAAGGTGCTTTCTACACGTGTGACCTGGGGGAAATCTTCAAAAGGGGGGCCCTACAGGTGCGATCatccctaatttacagatgaagagcctgaggtccagagagtcaTAACCTTGACTCCAACCTCGTTTTCTGCCGCCAGATGGAAACCTCGCTCTCCTCACTAAAGGGCAGAGACCCCTAGCGGCCAGCTGAGACCGAAGTAAAAGCGAGACTCAGAGCGCAGGCGTAAGAGCCTCCCAAGGCGCCCTCACAGCCTGGACAGGGAGGCTGGGAAGGCGGGACTACGATTCCCAGCATGCCCCGGGCCAGAGCGGCGCGACGTACGCAGATAGACGCGCCGGGCGCGGAGGCGGGGCCTCGCGGCTCCGGGACGCCGGCGCGCGACGCTGCGCGTGACGTCAAAGTCCTGCGCCGCAGCCCCGGCTTCTGCCCGTCCGCAGAGTGAAGGTGACAGACGGAAGGTCCGCGCCGTAGGAGGCAGCGGCGCCGCGAAGCCTCGGTCCTCCTCCCGCCGCCCGCAGCCCCCTCGGCCCGCACGATGCTGGGGTTGCAGCGGCTCGTGCGTGGGTCGCTCTCCGCCAGGGGCCTGGCCCGGCTCACCTTCCAGGAGGCGGGGACCGTAAGTTCGCCCGGGGCCGGGAGGGGGCGGGGCTTAGGAACGGGCGGTGAGTGGGGCGGGGCTTAGGTGGAGGCCCCGcccttttctccccacctctctgtgGGGCCtggtctggcattcaaggccagcCATGCCACCACCACCGCCCCACTTCTTCAGGAACCCGAACCCTGGATCACAGGCGGCTGGGGCGGGTGCAGTGGGccggctgtgtggccctgagcaagtcactgaacctcagcctcagtttccccatcagtaaaatgggtgTCGTGGTTAAAAGCCATCACCTCTGTAAAGTGACCCTTAAAGGGCCGTCGAAAGAATGTCACTTATTATTATAcccggaagggaccttagaggtcaccttgGGCAACGCCCTCGGCTTACAGAcgaagacactgaggcccaaataggttaagtgacttggccaggatctcGCAGGTGGGAAGGGGCAGCCACTCCGCCCGTCTGGAGTGCCCTTCCCCCAACGTGCCCTTGGGTGACCTTGAGCCACATCCCCCgcagggggagagggggcagCCGGGGTGGGGGCGTGGGGGTGAGCCGCCTAGCCCTGAGACTCCCAGGGAGGGGGCCCACACCTCCCGAACCTCGGCCCTCCACAGGCGCCCCCCAAGAAGACTACCTTCGGGTCCCTGAAGGACGAGGACCGCATCTTCACCAACCTCTACGGCCGCCACGACTGGAGGTAGGAGGGGTCTGGTCCCCCGGGGGCAGAGGGTGGCCTGCTGGGGTGCCCCCCCTCACCTGTTccacttccaccccacccccacccgcaGGCTGAAGGGGGCCCTGAGCCGGGGCGACTGGTACAAGACGAAGGAGATCCTGCTCAAGGGGCCGGACTGGATCCTGAGTGAGATCAAGACGTCCGGCCTGCGGGGCCGCGGAGGGGCCGGCTTCCCCACCGGCCTCAAGTGGAGCTTCATGAACAAGCCATCCGAtggcaggtgggggagggggaggaggagagagggaggaaggtggtggaaggtggtggtggcagcagcgcCAGGTACCCGGGAGACTACAAGGCGTGAGCCCCTGGCCTCAATGATCTCTGTAAGATGGGCACAGCAGTAACCTCTGCccgccttcccttcctcccaggaCTGTTTTGAGGCTTCCCACAGGAGGCGTTTAGTCTGTCAGGGTGGGGGACGTGAGGCCGTGCCCTTCACGTGGGCAGGAGCCCTTCCTCCCCACTTGGAGCCGGGGCCCTgctcctccttgacctggggtgGTCGTGGTGGAGGGACAGGGTTGTGTGGCATGGAGACGGGCCTCGGGGTCCCCTGCTAACCGAGGGAGGGGATGGGAAAGACAGGACGAGGCACCGGGTGGCCCCACGGGCTGATGGATCCCCTGCCTTCCCCAGGCCAAAATACCTGGTGGTGAATGCAGATGAGGGGGAGCCGGGGACCTGCAAGGACCGGGAGATCATCAGGCATGACCCCCACAAGCTGGTGGAGGGCTGCCTCGTAGGGGGCCGGGCCATGGGTGCCCGGGCTGCCTACATCTACATCCGGGGCGAATTCTACAACGAGGCCTCCAACCTGCAGGTGAGTGAGACCAAGCTTGGACCTATGGGGGGTGCCTTAGGGTCCCCCAGAGCCGTGCTGACAAAGCGGCCTTTTGTTGCCAGCCTCTACTGACCATCTCTCCCTCTGGACCCCCCAGAGCCTTTTCCCCCAACTCTCCCCCTGACCCCCCACATAGCCCTTTTCTGGCCCCTCCCCCGCAGGTGGCCATCAGGGAGGCCTATGAGGCCGGGCTGATCGGCAGGAATGCCTGTGGATCCGGCTACGACTTTGATGTGTTTGTGGTGCGGGGGGCGGGGGCCTACATCTGTGGGGAGGAGACAGCGCTCATCGAGTCCATTGAGGGCAAGCAGGGCAAGCCCCGCCTCAAGCCACCATTCCCCGCCGACGTCGGTACGTGACCTCTCATCCTCCCAGGGGGCCTGTCTCAGAAGCACAGAGCTGAGGGCCACCCTCGGGACCCTTCGTGGGCCTGGGGCATCTTGGGCTCCAGGCAGCTCTTAGCTCAGTCCTGCAGGCAGGGCTCAGGATGGGGGAGAAGCTGCGgggacccccacccccaatggtaTGACCTTGCGCGAGTCCCTTGGCCCCTCAGCTGTAGGACCGAGATGGGAATACTTGTCCAAGTTCTCCCCGAGGATCCTCGACCCCAGGGTGTCAATGGGAACTCTCACTGAGCATCAGCAGAGTGGAGAGCTCTGGGAGGGAGCCGGCTGAGGACATAAGGGGAGACGCAGGCTTCCATGGCGCTTTCTTGTGGCGGGGGAGGGGCGCTGTCCagacctccctccccaccccctcccgtCTGGTAGGTGTGTTTGGCTGCCCCACCACCGTGGCCAACGTGGAGACGGTAGCTGTGTCCCCCACCATCTGCCGCCGAGGAGGGTCCTGGTTTGCCAGCTTTGGCCGGGAGCGGAACTCGGGCACCAAGCTCTTTAACATCTCTGGCCACGTCAACTACCCCTGCACCGTGGAGGAGGAGATGTCGGTGCCACTCAAGGAACTGATAGAGAAGCACGCGGGTGAGGGCTGGGgcctggggggcgggggagggagctCAGGGAGGGCACCGAGAGGTGACGTGGACTGTGGCCCCCAGGGGGTGTGACCGGTGGCTGGGACAACCTCCTGGCGGTGATCCCCGGCGGCTCATCTACACCTCTGATCCCCAAGTCTGTGTGTGAGACTGTCCTGATGGACTTCGACGGGCTAATCCAGGCTCAGACAGGGCTGGGCACTGCCGCCGTCATCGTCATGAACCGCTCAGTAAGGACACAGCCTGCCTCTGTCAGGCCTCCCCAAACCTCTTGCTGCTGGAACTCAGGGGCTGGGCCGGGGGGTCCCAGGgccctctcccctgctccctcttcccccacctcagTAGCAACGCCTCCTGCT
Proteins encoded in this window:
- the NDUFV1 gene encoding NADH dehydrogenase [ubiquinone] flavoprotein 1, mitochondrial; this translates as MLGLQRLVRGSLSARGLARLTFQEAGTAPPKKTTFGSLKDEDRIFTNLYGRHDWRLKGALSRGDWYKTKEILLKGPDWILSEIKTSGLRGRGGAGFPTGLKWSFMNKPSDGRPKYLVVNADEGEPGTCKDREIIRHDPHKLVEGCLVGGRAMGARAAYIYIRGEFYNEASNLQVAIREAYEAGLIGRNACGSGYDFDVFVVRGAGAYICGEETALIESIEGKQGKPRLKPPFPADVGVFGCPTTVANVETVAVSPTICRRGGSWFASFGRERNSGTKLFNISGHVNYPCTVEEEMSVPLKELIEKHAGGVTGGWDNLLAVIPGGSSTPLIPKSVCETVLMDFDGLIQAQTGLGTAAVIVMNRSTDIVKAIARLIEFYKHESCGQCTPCREGVDWMNKVMWRFVKGDARVSEIDALWEISKQIEGHTICALGDGAAWPVQGLIRHFRPELEDRMHRFAKGYSARQAA